Proteins encoded together in one Halalkaliarchaeum sp. AArc-CO window:
- a CDS encoding serine acetyltransferase, whose product MYSKLRTFYEMWRRDGLKQAAREVLIYFNLLNVLRFREPRLRLACDIEHTQLPISTFIPHPVGITIASCAEIGHDVRIGQNVTIGMKDGGCPTICDGAEIHTGAVVIGGVRVGEEAVVGANAVVLDDVPDGVTVVGVPARKIEKRGEIDE is encoded by the coding sequence ATGTATTCGAAACTACGCACATTCTACGAGATGTGGCGGAGGGATGGGCTCAAACAAGCTGCCCGTGAGGTGCTTATCTATTTTAATCTTCTAAACGTCCTTCGATTCAGAGAACCGAGATTGCGGCTTGCATGTGATATTGAACATACTCAGTTGCCAATTTCGACATTCATTCCCCATCCTGTCGGTATTACAATTGCCAGTTGTGCAGAGATCGGACACGACGTACGGATAGGCCAAAACGTAACAATCGGTATGAAGGATGGGGGCTGTCCAACAATCTGTGACGGTGCTGAAATACATACTGGAGCAGTGGTAATCGGCGGTGTGCGGGTTGGAGAAGAGGCAGTAGTAGGGGCAAATGCTGTGGTCTTGGATGATGTGCCCGATGGGGTCACCGTTGTGGGAGTGCCTGCGAGGAAAATTGAAAAACGAGGTGAAATCGACGAGTAA
- a CDS encoding polysaccharide deacetylase family protein, producing the protein MDLRSLAISFNERTALTTRAPQSSPVVLAYHSIGVDGGFDNISVSDFRTQIEWLDNYYDIVPLSDVVAGEKLDNRHVAVTFDDGLASFYRNALPVLAEHSVPATVFVLASVIEPHESIDLDRIVTDRLETPEKLMTRDTLDELVDDPLIEIGGHTWTHPELPEIDDPDRLEEELVESKRILESEFGVAIDQFAYPYYAWDNRTQEIIERTYSIGVRGDGLDEPIGRTTDPHLIPRISGGVEPSRLKFRVSSIGRMLLRIGKRWYC; encoded by the coding sequence ATGGACCTTCGATCCCTCGCGATATCGTTCAACGAGCGAACGGCCCTCACCACGCGTGCGCCGCAGTCTTCCCCTGTAGTCTTGGCGTATCACTCCATCGGCGTCGATGGAGGGTTTGACAACATATCGGTCTCGGATTTCAGGACACAGATCGAGTGGCTCGATAACTACTACGACATCGTCCCGCTTTCCGATGTCGTGGCGGGGGAGAAACTCGATAACAGACACGTTGCCGTCACCTTTGATGACGGGCTGGCATCGTTCTACCGGAACGCTCTCCCAGTACTCGCCGAACACTCCGTTCCAGCGACCGTCTTCGTCCTCGCATCGGTAATCGAACCACACGAGTCGATCGATTTAGACCGAATCGTCACCGATCGCCTCGAAACGCCGGAGAAACTGATGACGCGTGACACGCTCGACGAACTCGTGGACGATCCCTTGATCGAAATCGGCGGCCACACGTGGACACATCCAGAACTCCCCGAGATCGACGATCCTGACCGACTCGAAGAAGAACTCGTCGAGTCCAAACGAATCCTCGAGTCGGAATTTGGAGTGGCTATCGACCAGTTCGCTTATCCGTACTACGCCTGGGACAACCGAACGCAGGAGATCATTGAACGCACGTACAGTATTGGCGTTCGGGGCGACGGTCTTGACGAACCGATCGGGCGAACCACGGATCCACACCTCATCCCGAGAATCAGCGGCGGCGTCGAACCGTCGCGATTGAAATTTCGTGTGTCGTCGATCGGTCGGATGTTGCTGCGGATCGGAAAACGTTGGTATTGCTGA
- a CDS encoding glycosyltransferase family 2 protein, whose product MGLKISVIIPTYYRNDLVCEAIESVLQQDYDPIELIVVDDSGTGHAKTVLDKYDQVKAIIGKENRGWGGAYTTGIKASTGEYIQLLDDDDYLLEGKLSKTAELLDNDPEIGVAYCGLDMDVREPRFPDPEVSGDVLERALRFKMFPCCTITMLIEREVLLDTLPLATYGDDLDLMIELAQRTKFDYVDECLAFYRRETSSKWVSLKKFEETKRIIRHQSDIYDQYPGIRRAVLAELYEKEGQARIRKYRWSLNAFLCFLKATYYSDDNKLRCGGQAVASLFGRFGWDTARRLRNHISLNTRTDNRS is encoded by the coding sequence GTGGGGCTGAAGATATCGGTAATTATACCGACGTATTATCGAAATGATTTGGTTTGCGAGGCCATCGAAAGCGTCCTCCAGCAGGATTACGATCCGATCGAACTGATTGTCGTCGATGATTCCGGCACGGGACACGCAAAAACAGTGTTAGACAAATACGACCAGGTCAAGGCCATCATTGGGAAGGAAAACAGAGGCTGGGGGGGTGCGTATACTACAGGGATCAAAGCCTCAACTGGCGAGTATATTCAGTTGCTAGACGACGACGACTATCTCTTGGAAGGGAAGTTGTCGAAAACGGCAGAGTTGTTGGACAATGATCCGGAGATTGGTGTCGCGTACTGTGGACTGGATATGGACGTTCGAGAACCCAGGTTCCCGGATCCTGAAGTGTCAGGAGACGTGTTAGAACGAGCGTTACGGTTCAAAATGTTCCCCTGCTGTACAATCACGATGTTGATTGAACGAGAAGTGCTCCTGGATACGTTGCCATTGGCGACCTACGGGGACGACCTCGATTTGATGATTGAACTTGCCCAGCGGACGAAATTCGATTACGTCGACGAGTGTCTAGCATTTTACCGGAGAGAAACAAGTTCCAAGTGGGTTTCGCTAAAAAAATTCGAGGAAACAAAACGGATCATTCGCCACCAAAGCGATATTTATGACCAGTATCCAGGGATTCGACGGGCAGTCCTCGCTGAACTGTATGAAAAGGAAGGACAGGCCAGAATACGGAAGTATCGATGGTCACTGAACGCGTTTCTTTGTTTCCTCAAAGCCACCTATTACTCCGACGACAATAAACTCAGATGTGGCGGACAGGCTGTTGCCTCCCTGTTCGGCCGGTTTGGATGGGATACTGCCAGGCGTCTGCGAAATCATATCTCTTTAAATACACGAACGGACAACAGGAGTTAA
- a CDS encoding transposase translates to MSEKTVVVVDQFTKHVGTVQRRGWYPIGSDPTIETSTSWESVTVLGAVTDDGDSFYCWTEENLTRFHGIRLLEALKDKFGEELVVFLDRAGYFYARDLWEHVSGKRETETVGDSSVSCVRGDDLEVWYFPSKLPELNAVEGCWDQLQEWFKYRLMPDLLTLKDYIPRGLSAITEPNIWPYLTGKDSN, encoded by the coding sequence CTGAGCGAGAAAACCGTCGTTGTCGTCGATCAATTCACCAAACACGTCGGAACTGTCCAGCGGCGTGGCTGGTACCCAATCGGTTCAGATCCGACGATAGAGACGTCAACGTCCTGGGAGTCGGTGACAGTGCTGGGCGCTGTCACCGACGACGGTGACAGCTTCTACTGCTGGACAGAGGAGAACTTGACCAGATTCCACGGGATTCGGTTGTTAGAGGCATTGAAAGACAAGTTTGGCGAGGAGTTAGTGGTGTTTCTGGATCGAGCGGGCTACTTCTACGCGAGGGATCTCTGGGAACACGTGAGCGGAAAGCGCGAGACCGAAACTGTCGGAGACAGTTCGGTCTCGTGCGTGCGCGGTGACGATCTCGAAGTGTGGTACTTCCCATCGAAACTCCCCGAATTGAACGCTGTCGAAGGGTGCTGGGACCAACTGCAGGAGTGGTTCAAGTACCGCCTTATGCCAGATCTCTTGACGCTGAAAGACTACATTCCGCGAGGACTGAGCGCGATCACCGAACCGAACATCTGGCCGTATCTTACCGGTAAAGATTCGAACTAA
- a CDS encoding IS630 family transposase, whose translation MGRLDEVSLEELYELKEEIDQGKPRERVLAAIGRKQGDQLDTLAERHGVVEKTIRNWLDRFEEEPIEQAPYDAPRPGGPAKIEGEERQQLFEQLQQPPTELGYDQQAWSAKLLLHHVKEEYDVEYHENYAYELLREAGLSLRTARPQHHEADPEEKAEFQETVEKNGPN comes from the coding sequence ATGGGTCGGCTCGACGAGGTTTCGCTTGAGGAACTCTACGAACTCAAAGAGGAGATTGATCAGGGAAAGCCGCGAGAACGTGTTCTCGCGGCGATCGGGCGCAAGCAGGGCGACCAACTCGATACGTTGGCTGAGCGGCATGGCGTCGTTGAGAAAACGATCCGCAACTGGCTCGATCGGTTCGAGGAAGAACCGATCGAGCAAGCTCCCTACGACGCTCCTCGACCGGGGGGTCCAGCAAAGATCGAGGGAGAAGAACGCCAACAGCTGTTCGAACAGTTGCAACAGCCGCCAACCGAACTCGGCTACGACCAACAAGCGTGGTCAGCGAAGCTCTTGCTTCATCACGTCAAAGAGGAGTATGACGTCGAATACCACGAGAACTACGCCTACGAGTTGTTGAGAGAGGCCGGGCTGTCCTTGCGGACAGCACGGCCTCAACACCACGAGGCTGACCCCGAGGAGAAGGCCGAGTTCCAGGAGACAGTCGAAAAAAACGGCCCGAACTGA
- a CDS encoding RIO1 family regulatory kinase/ATPase: protein MVQNVAGLMPELETEDFYLLSGIEQGMRFSEWVRRDKLPEYADLTPEEVEYRLDRCMRRELIERKTIQYEGYRLKFEGYDALALRTFAERETVTDVGAPLGVGKESDVYEARSFEPLALKFHREGYTNFRAVRKEREYTADRNHVSWLYTARKAAEREYEVLESLYPDVSVPRPIDQNRHAIVMGKFEGVELPRSKLPSDQVLGVIDLVFEELTTAYELGFIHADMSEYNVAISESGIVIFDWPQAVSTDHDNARELLLRDAKNVIGYFRRKYPRDVPDSLEIDGLCDAIADGSFSSVREFAAE from the coding sequence ATGGTACAGAACGTCGCCGGGCTGATGCCGGAGCTCGAGACGGAGGACTTCTATCTCCTTTCCGGTATCGAGCAGGGGATGCGGTTTTCCGAATGGGTACGGCGCGACAAGCTCCCGGAGTATGCCGACCTGACGCCCGAGGAAGTCGAGTACCGTCTGGATCGATGCATGCGGCGAGAGCTGATCGAACGGAAGACCATCCAGTACGAGGGGTATCGACTGAAATTCGAAGGGTACGACGCGCTTGCGCTCCGGACGTTCGCCGAACGCGAGACAGTCACAGACGTCGGCGCCCCGCTCGGCGTCGGCAAGGAGTCGGACGTCTACGAGGCACGTTCGTTCGAACCGCTAGCGCTAAAATTCCACCGCGAGGGGTACACCAACTTCCGGGCGGTCAGAAAAGAACGGGAGTACACCGCCGACCGAAATCACGTCTCCTGGCTGTATACCGCACGGAAGGCCGCCGAGCGGGAGTACGAAGTGCTCGAATCCCTCTATCCGGACGTCTCGGTCCCACGGCCGATCGATCAGAACCGGCATGCGATCGTAATGGGGAAGTTCGAGGGCGTCGAGCTTCCTCGATCGAAACTCCCGTCGGATCAGGTCCTCGGAGTGATCGATCTCGTTTTTGAAGAGCTGACGACCGCCTACGAACTGGGGTTCATCCACGCCGACATGAGCGAATACAACGTGGCGATCTCCGAATCCGGGATTGTCATCTTCGACTGGCCCCAGGCGGTGTCGACTGACCACGACAACGCGCGCGAACTACTCCTCAGGGACGCAAAGAACGTGATCGGCTACTTCCGCCGGAAGTATCCCCGAGACGTCCCCGATTCCCTCGAAATCGACGGTCTCTGTGACGCTATCGCCGACGGATCGTTTTCGAGTGTGCGAGAATTCGCAGCTGAATAA